A single Paenibacillus sp. FSL R5-0517 DNA region contains:
- a CDS encoding ABC transporter permease, translated as MTGRNGWARFVGNKLLRLVSLLVGVSVVSFILMQFSPVDPIEAYIGGDMIRVSAEQRSLIEERWGLNESPMERLLTWGQALIQGDLGTSMIYRQPVADIIQERFMNSVALMAVAWLLSGIFGFTLGVVAAMRRDSRLDRLVCWYCYTLASTPVFWIALLLLMVFGVWLGWLPVGLGVPAGMSADQVTWGDRAIHMILPALTLSLTGVASIALHTRQKLMDVLDSDYILFARARGERGFQLFRRHGFRHVVLPAITLQFASFSELFGGAVLAEQVFSYPGLGQATVQAGLRGDVPLLLGLVMCSAIFVFTGNMIADILYRLIDPRMKEELIS; from the coding sequence ATGACGGGCAGGAATGGATGGGCCAGATTTGTTGGTAATAAATTGTTACGACTCGTATCTCTATTGGTTGGAGTCAGTGTGGTGTCTTTTATATTAATGCAATTTTCCCCTGTGGACCCGATCGAAGCTTACATTGGTGGAGACATGATCAGGGTAAGTGCCGAACAGCGCAGTTTAATCGAAGAGCGTTGGGGATTGAACGAATCTCCAATGGAACGATTGCTGACCTGGGGACAAGCACTTATTCAGGGAGATCTGGGAACATCAATGATCTATAGACAACCTGTAGCGGATATTATCCAGGAAAGATTCATGAATTCTGTCGCGCTTATGGCTGTAGCCTGGCTACTGTCTGGTATCTTCGGGTTCACTCTGGGTGTAGTTGCTGCCATGAGAAGGGATTCAAGGCTGGATCGCCTGGTCTGCTGGTATTGCTACACGCTGGCCTCTACGCCGGTATTCTGGATTGCGCTGTTGCTGCTAATGGTATTTGGAGTGTGGCTCGGATGGCTTCCAGTTGGTCTTGGGGTACCCGCAGGGATGTCGGCTGATCAGGTGACCTGGGGAGATCGGGCTATTCATATGATTCTGCCAGCGTTGACTCTCAGTCTGACCGGGGTAGCTTCCATCGCGCTGCATACCCGGCAGAAGCTCATGGATGTGCTGGATTCAGATTATATTCTATTTGCGAGAGCACGGGGTGAGCGTGGATTTCAGCTGTTTCGTCGACATGGGTTCAGACATGTTGTTTTGCCAGCGATCACGCTGCAGTTTGCTTCGTTCAGTGAACTGTTCGGCGGGGCTGTGCTGGCAGAACAGGTATTTTCATACCCTGGCCTTGGTCAGGCAACGGTTCAAGCGGGGTTGCGTGGAGATGTTCCACTGCTGCTTGGACTTGTGATGTGCAGTGCGATTTTTGTTTTTACGGGTAATATGATTGCCGACATTCTGTATCGCTTGATCGATCCACGAATGAAGGAGGAGTTGATATCATGA
- a CDS encoding ATP-binding cassette domain-containing protein: MSLKAQDVSYRYDQKSWVFQQMNMQVQQGEVVGLWGPSGCGKTSLGRILAGYAEPVAGQVLLDGEPLPRTGVCPVQLVYQHPEKAVNPRWRMRRVLQEAAVQDEQLLEALGIQQAWLDRRPGELSGGELQRFCVARALGTSTRYVIADEMTTMLDAITQAQIWHTVMDVARQRDLGLLIISHDRELLNRLCNKIIPMPIAMSL; the protein is encoded by the coding sequence ATGTCACTTAAAGCACAGGATGTAAGTTATCGTTACGATCAGAAATCGTGGGTGTTTCAGCAGATGAACATGCAGGTGCAACAAGGCGAAGTCGTTGGCTTGTGGGGACCGAGTGGCTGTGGGAAAACAAGTCTTGGGCGCATCCTTGCAGGATATGCCGAACCCGTGGCAGGACAAGTATTACTGGATGGTGAACCGCTCCCTCGTACAGGCGTATGTCCGGTTCAGCTGGTGTATCAGCACCCGGAGAAAGCTGTGAATCCACGTTGGCGGATGCGTCGTGTCCTTCAGGAGGCGGCTGTACAGGATGAGCAGTTGCTCGAAGCTTTGGGGATTCAGCAAGCTTGGCTGGACCGCAGACCGGGTGAATTATCCGGTGGGGAACTGCAACGATTCTGTGTGGCGCGAGCACTCGGTACATCGACACGTTATGTGATCGCAGATGAAATGACCACAATGCTGGATGCGATCACGCAGGCACAGATCTGGCATACCGTGATGGACGTGGCTCGCCAGCGTGATCTGGGATTACTGATCATAAGCCATGATCGGGAACTGCTGAACAGGCTGTGCAATAAAATTATTCCGATGCCGATTGCGATGTCACTGTAA
- a CDS encoding ABC transporter ATP-binding protein: MALLDIQGVSVSFRRARGWFGHEQTYVIQNLDLSINEGEIVAIVGASGSGKSVLAQAIMGILPANAKLEGSISYNNEPLTPEWQLQLRGDELMLIPQSVSYLDPLMKVGSQVQSVSRGAGQKRRFMNRSHMKKTEQELMERYHLPRETVGKYPFELSGGMARRVLMATATSGQPKLIIADEPTPGIHPEVLAETMKQFRELADQGVGILWITHDVTTALTAADRIAVFYAGDNVETAQVDDFTGNGERLRHPYTKALWNALPQNGFRPLPGSQPLAGQGIIRGCSFAPRCSAATAACISERPPLRQIRGGEVRCLHVT; this comes from the coding sequence ATGGCTCTTCTTGATATTCAGGGAGTATCGGTGTCGTTTCGGCGCGCTCGCGGCTGGTTTGGACACGAACAGACGTATGTCATTCAGAATCTGGATCTTTCCATAAACGAGGGCGAGATTGTCGCTATTGTAGGCGCAAGTGGATCGGGTAAAAGTGTGCTGGCGCAGGCCATCATGGGCATTCTGCCTGCCAATGCCAAGTTGGAAGGCAGCATTAGCTACAATAACGAGCCTTTGACCCCGGAGTGGCAGCTTCAACTGCGTGGAGACGAACTGATGTTGATTCCACAATCCGTCAGTTATTTGGACCCGCTGATGAAGGTGGGGAGCCAGGTTCAGTCGGTAAGCCGGGGTGCCGGACAGAAGCGCAGATTCATGAATCGATCTCATATGAAAAAGACGGAGCAGGAGCTGATGGAGCGGTATCATCTGCCTCGGGAAACAGTTGGGAAATACCCGTTTGAGTTGTCCGGAGGTATGGCAAGGCGAGTGCTGATGGCTACAGCGACCTCAGGCCAGCCAAAGCTGATCATTGCCGATGAGCCGACACCAGGCATTCATCCCGAAGTGCTGGCCGAGACGATGAAGCAATTTCGCGAACTCGCAGATCAAGGCGTAGGCATCTTATGGATTACGCATGATGTTACGACTGCCCTGACGGCGGCCGATCGCATCGCTGTATTTTATGCGGGTGACAATGTAGAGACAGCCCAGGTGGATGATTTTACGGGCAATGGAGAACGACTGCGCCATCCGTATACGAAAGCCCTTTGGAATGCGCTGCCGCAGAATGGATTTCGGCCACTCCCAGGCTCCCAGCCGTTGGCAGGTCAAGGGATCATTAGAGGATGTTCATTTGCTCCCCGCTGTAGCGCAGCAACCGCTGCATGTATCTCTGAACGTCCTCCGCTTCGTCAGATACGAGGCGGAGAAGTGAGGTGTCTCCATGTCACTTAA
- a CDS encoding ABC transporter permease, with protein MKQTVERSSEQTADTAQVQKVKTAKQEIRYNITSEFLQVGAERETSQTRRGGYARAKDQHFRNPRQRAVIWGSLAVIWIILVWSTGRLLPAGSTLTSLMDRNLSPTWAHPFGTDWLGRDMFMRTLKGLATSIQVGLLAACGGGLIALLLGLGAASSRVADRVISWIIDLFLSVPHLVSLVMLAFVFGGGLAGVAAAIALTHWPNLARIVRAEMIQLKSAEYIQISHKLGQSRLRIAVQHMLPHLVPQLFVGVLLIFPHAILHEAAITFLGLGLSPQQPAIGIILSESMRYLSAGMWWLAFFPGLALLLVVRAFDVLGNSLKTLTGTGSSREVR; from the coding sequence ATGAAGCAGACTGTAGAACGTTCCTCTGAGCAGACGGCAGATACAGCCCAAGTACAGAAAGTGAAAACTGCAAAACAAGAGATAAGGTACAACATTACTTCGGAATTTCTGCAAGTGGGGGCTGAACGAGAAACAAGCCAAACTAGAAGAGGAGGATATGCTCGTGCCAAAGACCAACATTTCCGCAATCCTCGCCAAAGGGCGGTGATCTGGGGAAGCCTTGCAGTGATCTGGATTATCCTTGTGTGGTCGACGGGAAGGCTACTACCCGCTGGTTCTACGCTGACTTCATTAATGGATCGAAATCTGTCTCCAACCTGGGCGCATCCATTTGGCACAGATTGGCTCGGAAGAGATATGTTCATGCGTACGTTAAAAGGACTGGCAACCAGCATTCAAGTGGGACTACTTGCTGCATGTGGTGGTGGATTGATCGCACTACTGCTGGGTTTGGGGGCGGCTTCTAGCCGAGTTGCTGACCGGGTAATCTCATGGATCATCGACCTGTTCCTGAGTGTGCCTCATCTGGTATCGCTGGTTATGTTGGCCTTTGTATTTGGTGGGGGTTTGGCAGGAGTGGCGGCAGCCATCGCGCTGACGCACTGGCCGAATCTGGCCCGGATTGTACGAGCGGAGATGATTCAACTGAAATCCGCGGAGTACATTCAGATTTCACACAAGTTGGGTCAATCGCGATTACGGATTGCGGTGCAGCATATGCTGCCACATTTAGTCCCGCAACTGTTTGTGGGCGTACTGTTAATTTTCCCCCATGCGATTCTGCATGAGGCAGCCATTACGTTTCTGGGGCTGGGGTTATCCCCGCAGCAACCGGCAATTGGCATTATTTTGTCAGAGTCGATGAGATATTTATCTGCTGGCATGTGGTGGCTCGCCTTTTTCCCGGGACTGGCATTGTTGCTGGTTGTTCGTGCGTTTGATGTATTGGGCAACAGTCTGAAGACGTTGACGGGTACAGGTAGTTCAAGGGAGGTGAGGTAG
- a CDS encoding ABC transporter substrate-binding protein, producing MDRFTWRWGKRRTVRTGLGILLICSIGLSGCAQGSAPTASSAENGQSGTTSTKDGLVLAVGTEPEGGFDPTTGWGQYGSPLFQSTLLKRDAKLQLVNDLATAYSVSEDGLTWKIALRDDVKFSDGEPLTSEDVKFTFDTAAQSGSVIDLTNMADVQAPDDQTVVFTLKSPQSTFISLLTTLGIVPEHAYGADYAEHPVGSGPYKLVQWDKGQQAIVEANEEYYGNKSAFHKLTFLYLDEDAAYAAAQAGTVDIAAIPAAFSKQQVNGMTLEAVKTVDNRGIMFPMQPAGAKSGDGLPAGNDVTSDLAIRQAVNVVIDRKALVEGVLEGYGRPAYSVSDDLPWSNAEAVFTDANLDEAKRILASGGWVDADGDGIVEKNGVKAEFNLLYFAGDLTRQSLALAAADMVAQAGIKINVEGKSREETKKMAYSNAVLFGWGSHDPLETYNLYSSTHKGEGYYNVGLYSNPVVDSWMEKALQATSEEEALPYWQKAEWDGTTGFSYQGDAPWAWLVNIDHLYLVTNGLNIGEQQIHPHGHGWSVTSNLEEWSWDNSAK from the coding sequence ATGGACAGATTTACATGGAGATGGGGAAAACGAAGAACAGTTAGAACAGGATTAGGCATCCTGCTTATATGTTCCATTGGATTATCGGGTTGTGCACAGGGATCGGCGCCAACAGCTTCATCAGCAGAGAATGGCCAGTCCGGAACAACCTCAACCAAGGACGGATTGGTGCTGGCTGTTGGTACCGAGCCGGAAGGCGGGTTTGATCCGACAACCGGATGGGGGCAATATGGTTCACCGCTTTTCCAGAGTACTTTGCTGAAGAGAGACGCCAAGCTTCAACTGGTTAACGATCTGGCTACGGCATACTCCGTTAGTGAAGATGGGTTAACCTGGAAGATTGCGCTTCGGGATGATGTGAAGTTCTCTGATGGGGAACCTTTGACGTCTGAGGATGTGAAATTTACGTTTGATACGGCTGCTCAGAGTGGTTCTGTGATTGATTTGACGAATATGGCTGATGTGCAGGCACCTGATGATCAAACGGTCGTATTCACACTGAAGTCGCCGCAGTCCACATTCATCAGCCTGCTGACGACACTCGGCATTGTGCCTGAACACGCCTATGGTGCTGATTATGCAGAGCATCCGGTTGGATCAGGACCGTACAAGCTGGTTCAGTGGGACAAAGGACAACAGGCCATCGTTGAAGCCAATGAAGAGTATTACGGTAACAAGTCTGCATTCCACAAACTCACCTTCCTCTATCTGGATGAAGATGCGGCCTATGCTGCTGCACAGGCAGGTACAGTGGATATCGCTGCGATCCCGGCAGCATTTAGCAAACAACAGGTGAATGGCATGACATTAGAGGCCGTAAAAACGGTAGATAACCGGGGCATTATGTTCCCCATGCAGCCTGCTGGTGCCAAGTCGGGCGATGGTCTCCCCGCAGGGAATGATGTGACATCCGATCTGGCGATTCGCCAAGCGGTGAATGTCGTGATTGATCGTAAGGCTTTGGTTGAGGGTGTACTTGAAGGATATGGTCGTCCTGCTTATTCCGTCAGTGATGATCTGCCTTGGAGCAATGCAGAAGCTGTATTTACGGATGCCAACCTTGATGAAGCGAAGCGCATTCTGGCGTCTGGTGGCTGGGTGGATGCAGATGGTGATGGTATCGTCGAGAAAAACGGGGTTAAGGCCGAGTTCAATCTGCTTTATTTTGCAGGGGATTTAACAAGACAATCTCTGGCCTTAGCTGCTGCGGATATGGTTGCCCAGGCGGGAATTAAAATCAATGTTGAAGGCAAAAGCCGTGAAGAGACGAAAAAGATGGCTTACTCCAACGCTGTATTATTTGGTTGGGGCAGTCATGATCCACTGGAAACCTATAACCTCTATAGCAGTACCCACAAGGGAGAGGGATATTACAATGTAGGACTGTACAGTAATCCTGTCGTGGATTCATGGATGGAGAAGGCCCTTCAGGCCACCAGTGAGGAAGAGGCATTGCCCTACTGGCAAAAAGCGGAATGGGATGGCACAACAGGTTTCAGTTATCAGGGGGATGCACCTTGGGCGTGGCTCGTAAATATAGACCATCTGTATCTGGTTACGAATGGATTAAACATTGGCGAGCAGCAGATTCACCCCCATGGTCACGGCTGGTCAGTGACATCCAATCTGGAGGAATGGTCCTGGGATAACAGCGCGAAATAA
- a CDS encoding alpha/beta hydrolase, which yields MQSKLEAKRTGARGFKRKRYWIPSVVLIFIIGFVGMDAQFTPKITVFLLKSFIEIANQDTNSKDRIISEGVTRVANVPYADEGRNDSTLDIYHPSVTSEPLPVVLWVHGGGWVLGDKADIAEYAVQLAKQGYVVVSMNYALAPDTTYPTPVIQTNQVLTYVKNHVSEYQGDPENIFLAGNSAGAQIASQTAAVVTNPSLAKLMNITPSVQPEELRGVLLFCGPYNLSTVAETGFPLIRTFLWSYTGVKTFEDYPRLDEMSTVLQTTEAYPPAFITSGNDDPLTSQSIELAQVLKRLDVDTETLFFSNSSEKLGHDYQFDLKSDAGQQAIRSAVRFMQQYSR from the coding sequence TTGCAGTCCAAGTTGGAGGCAAAACGTACGGGGGCAAGAGGGTTTAAACGTAAACGGTACTGGATTCCCAGCGTTGTACTCATTTTCATCATAGGTTTTGTTGGAATGGATGCTCAATTCACACCCAAAATAACGGTATTTTTATTAAAATCATTCATTGAGATTGCTAATCAAGATACGAACAGCAAAGATCGTATAATCTCGGAAGGCGTAACTCGTGTTGCGAATGTGCCCTATGCAGACGAAGGCCGTAATGACAGTACGCTGGATATCTATCATCCTTCCGTAACATCGGAACCTTTGCCGGTCGTGTTGTGGGTTCATGGCGGTGGATGGGTCTTGGGAGACAAAGCGGACATCGCAGAGTATGCCGTACAATTAGCCAAGCAGGGTTACGTTGTCGTTAGTATGAATTATGCGCTCGCGCCAGATACGACATATCCCACTCCCGTGATCCAGACGAATCAGGTTTTGACTTACGTGAAGAACCATGTCAGCGAGTATCAGGGTGACCCGGAAAACATATTTCTCGCAGGCAACTCGGCAGGTGCCCAGATTGCAAGTCAGACTGCGGCCGTGGTGACGAATCCATCCCTCGCCAAGCTGATGAATATAACACCATCCGTTCAGCCAGAAGAATTACGTGGGGTTCTTCTATTCTGTGGTCCTTACAATCTGAGCACAGTAGCGGAAACAGGCTTTCCACTCATACGTACATTTCTCTGGTCATATACGGGAGTCAAAACATTTGAAGACTACCCAAGATTAGATGAAATGTCGACCGTTCTACAGACTACCGAAGCGTACCCGCCTGCATTTATTACCTCAGGCAATGATGACCCGTTGACCAGTCAATCGATTGAGCTGGCACAAGTCTTGAAGCGACTTGATGTTGATACGGAAACGTTATTTTTCTCGAACTCCTCAGAGAAGCTGGGACATGATTATCAATTTGATCTGAAGAGTGATGCTGGTCAACAGGCAATACGTTCGGCAGTACGATTTATGCAACAGTATAGTCGATGA
- the nikR gene encoding nickel-responsive transcriptional regulator NikR produces MADKEDLTRFGVAFPTPLIEQFDQYIEEQGYKNRSEAFRDLVRKTLLQPSVLQSDQDVAGTIVMVYDHHISDLPIRLMELQHEAHHDIISNMHVHLNHDQCLEVIAVRGNLGRLRHLHQQIQVQKGVLYAELSVTYVDELNKLAHAQSLDQEDNPNQSQDHSHSVNQHGHSHHHKHHRSAD; encoded by the coding sequence ATGGCAGACAAAGAAGATTTGACCCGGTTCGGGGTGGCGTTTCCGACACCTCTAATTGAGCAGTTTGACCAGTATATTGAGGAACAGGGATACAAAAACCGATCCGAAGCTTTCCGTGATCTTGTTCGCAAAACATTACTTCAACCTTCCGTACTGCAATCCGATCAGGATGTAGCTGGCACCATTGTGATGGTCTATGATCACCATATCAGTGATCTTCCCATTCGCTTGATGGAGCTCCAACATGAGGCGCATCATGACATCATCTCCAATATGCATGTACACCTGAACCATGACCAATGCCTGGAGGTCATTGCAGTACGGGGAAACCTGGGACGTTTGCGACATCTGCATCAACAGATCCAGGTGCAAAAAGGGGTCTTGTATGCTGAGCTTTCTGTGACTTATGTGGATGAACTCAACAAACTGGCTCATGCTCAGAGTCTAGATCAGGAAGACAATCCGAATCAAAGTCAGGATCACAGTCACAGTGTGAATCAGCATGGTCACAGTCATCATCATAAACATCATCGTTCTGCCGATTAA